Proteins from a single region of Chroogloeocystis siderophila 5.2 s.c.1:
- a CDS encoding ATP-binding protein: protein MTTTNHRGSSISRALLRSHQRIPKPLRYLGLLEAYLIVWAILDQVALLFATAPETFVWYPPVGLDVTLLFVFGLRYVPALFLNTFVHEYLITNSDLGLTSLLIFGLISTVGYGGVSALLLRKIKINPRLRTLRDVMWFVVVMTLFTPLLVAALQTFIIVLQGMIPLSTWLVYTLHSWAGAATGIAMLAPFLLVLLRQLPWVWAYKEQEVPVSEPPLIPLVAKQRPELILEITALCVAIWAAYGAQRGESLNYSYFVFLPLIWIAIQHGFERATAAVLFINIGVAIFVQAKLGGSNVFALQFGMMAISLTGILLGGFATQRKQAETELNYLAQRLKILHELDRAILMTRSLSEIAAAVVTQVAQMIPCTWISLVIFDLEKSEFILLAIHTGRETQAPGIRLPLTAFGDIEPLQRGEVIVIQETRTTQMPAGAELLLGNQVRAYINIPLIAQGELIGSLNIAKDTLGAFPRQLRTVAEQVARTVAIAIQQARLFEQIERQALHERSLNQISRILNSSLDPQAVLCQIVQLTGECFAVDRVVIFAFNNRQIQVLNEWRSHAEVVSMQDFTAPIADWPDLLDPDSDFFCHHFFHAPDYAQVPMTPTRLRQIEYAQTLSVLSVPIFVRDQLFGGLSLQTTTTYRTFTAEEISLLQRISEQAAIALYNARSYESLEEIVQQRTQELEQEKQLSEAANRAKTEFLSNISHELRTPLTGILGFSSILLEQVFGTLNAKQTQYLELILSAGKHLLDLINDLLDLTKIEAAKEELLIEPVVVVEIANACISLLQERAQVKGLHLELQIAPNVTECMADKRRLKQILVNLLANAIKFTESGSVTLDITQTSTKIQFSVIDTGIGISQKDLAKLFQPFQQLDSGLDRKYEGTGLGLALSRKLAQLHGGDLTVESELGRGSRFTLHLPLRVGNW from the coding sequence ATGACTACAACAAATCACCGTGGTTCGAGTATTTCTAGAGCGCTCTTGAGATCGCATCAACGCATACCAAAGCCGCTGCGCTATTTAGGGCTGCTCGAAGCCTACTTGATTGTCTGGGCGATACTCGATCAAGTCGCATTGCTGTTTGCCACCGCACCTGAAACTTTTGTGTGGTATCCACCTGTAGGGCTAGACGTAACGCTACTTTTCGTATTTGGGTTGCGCTATGTTCCTGCATTATTTCTCAATACATTCGTACACGAATATCTCATCACTAACTCTGATTTAGGCTTAACTTCACTGCTCATTTTTGGCTTGATCTCGACGGTTGGTTACGGTGGAGTGTCTGCATTATTGCTACGCAAAATTAAAATCAATCCGCGCTTACGCACATTACGTGATGTGATGTGGTTTGTTGTCGTGATGACACTATTCACGCCTTTACTCGTCGCCGCCTTACAAACATTCATCATTGTTTTACAAGGAATGATTCCTTTATCAACTTGGTTAGTATATACATTACACTCGTGGGCGGGAGCCGCAACGGGAATTGCGATGCTTGCACCTTTTTTGTTAGTTTTGCTCCGCCAACTACCTTGGGTTTGGGCTTACAAAGAGCAAGAAGTACCAGTATCCGAGCCACCATTAATTCCTTTAGTAGCAAAACAACGCCCAGAACTTATTTTAGAAATTACCGCTTTATGCGTTGCCATTTGGGCAGCGTATGGAGCGCAGCGTGGAGAAAGTTTAAATTACAGCTATTTTGTTTTTTTACCATTGATTTGGATTGCAATTCAGCATGGTTTTGAAAGAGCAACAGCAGCAGTATTGTTTATCAATATTGGCGTGGCAATTTTTGTGCAAGCAAAGCTGGGGGGTTCTAATGTCTTTGCATTGCAGTTTGGCATGATGGCAATTTCACTAACCGGTATTTTATTAGGTGGCTTTGCAACACAAAGGAAGCAAGCAGAAACAGAACTCAATTATTTGGCGCAACGATTGAAAATTTTGCACGAACTTGATCGCGCAATTTTGATGACGCGATCGCTCAGTGAAATTGCCGCAGCAGTCGTCACACAAGTTGCTCAAATGATACCTTGCACGTGGATTAGTCTTGTGATTTTTGACTTGGAAAAAAGCGAGTTTATCCTTTTAGCTATCCATACTGGGCGAGAAACTCAAGCGCCAGGAATCCGCTTACCGCTGACAGCTTTTGGAGACATTGAACCGTTACAGCGCGGTGAGGTGATTGTCATTCAAGAAACTCGCACGACACAAATGCCTGCCGGTGCAGAACTTTTGCTCGGAAATCAGGTACGCGCGTATATTAATATTCCTTTGATTGCGCAAGGAGAATTAATCGGTTCGCTCAATATTGCCAAAGACACTTTAGGCGCTTTTCCTCGTCAATTGAGAACAGTCGCCGAACAAGTTGCGCGTACAGTCGCGATTGCTATCCAACAAGCCCGACTTTTCGAGCAAATTGAACGCCAAGCACTGCACGAGCGATCGCTCAATCAAATCAGTCGTATCCTCAATTCAAGCCTCGATCCGCAAGCGGTTTTGTGTCAAATTGTGCAACTAACAGGAGAATGTTTTGCAGTCGATCGCGTTGTAATTTTCGCTTTTAATAACAGACAAATTCAAGTACTCAATGAGTGGCGATCGCACGCAGAAGTTGTCTCTATGCAAGATTTTACCGCACCAATTGCCGATTGGCCTGACTTACTCGACCCTGATTCCGATTTTTTTTGCCATCATTTTTTTCATGCGCCAGATTATGCTCAAGTTCCCATGACGCCAACACGTCTACGGCAAATCGAATATGCGCAAACGCTTTCTGTACTAAGTGTGCCAATTTTTGTCCGCGATCAGTTATTTGGGGGTTTATCGCTACAGACAACGACAACGTACCGTACTTTTACCGCCGAAGAAATTAGCTTATTACAGCGAATTTCTGAACAAGCAGCGATCGCACTTTACAATGCCCGTAGCTATGAATCTTTAGAAGAAATTGTGCAGCAGCGTACCCAAGAACTAGAACAGGAAAAACAACTATCAGAAGCCGCTAACCGCGCTAAGACTGAATTTTTAAGTAACATAAGTCACGAATTGCGTACACCGCTGACAGGAATTCTCGGTTTTTCTAGCATTTTGCTCGAACAAGTTTTTGGGACATTAAATGCTAAACAAACACAGTATCTAGAATTAATTTTATCGGCGGGCAAGCATTTACTCGATCTTATTAATGATTTATTAGATTTAACTAAAATTGAAGCCGCAAAAGAAGAATTATTAATTGAACCAGTTGTCGTGGTAGAAATAGCAAATGCTTGTATATCGCTGTTGCAAGAACGTGCTCAAGTAAAAGGATTACACCTCGAATTACAAATTGCACCAAATGTTACTGAATGTATGGCAGATAAGCGTCGGTTAAAGCAAATTTTAGTCAATCTTTTAGCAAATGCAATCAAATTTACTGAATCAGGTTCAGTCACTTTAGACATTACACAAACATCAACCAAAATTCAATTTTCTGTGATTGATACAGGTATTGGAATTTCTCAAAAAGATTTAGCCAAATTATTTCAACCTTTTCAGCAGTTAGATAGTGGCTTAGATCGTAAGTATGAAGGTACAGGCTTAGGTTTAGCTTTATCACGTAAACTTGCACAACTTCATGGCGGCGATCTTACCGTAGAGTCAGAATTAGGGCGCGGTAGTCGCTTTACACTGCATTTACCCTTGAGAGTGGGTAATTGGTAA
- the larE gene encoding ATP-dependent sacrificial sulfur transferase LarE, whose protein sequence is MLEKLAQLQALFRDMEQALIAYSGGVDSTLVAKIAFDVLGDRALAMTAVSPSLLPEELEDAKIQAAQIGIAHQVIQTHEMDNPNYTANPVNRCYFCKSELHDTLKPLAQQMGYPYIVDGVNADDLRDYRPGIQAAKERGVRSPLAEVGVTKAEVRQMSQQLGLPWWDKPAQPCLSSRFPYGEEITVAKLQRVGRAEIYLRKLGFQNLRVRSEGDTARIELPLEQIKEFVLTTDLQTLVAAFQEFGFVYVTVDLEGYRSGKLNQVLPQVMSSV, encoded by the coding sequence ATGTTGGAGAAACTAGCGCAACTACAAGCGTTATTTAGAGATATGGAACAGGCTTTGATTGCCTATTCTGGGGGAGTTGATAGTACACTAGTGGCAAAGATTGCTTTTGATGTTTTAGGCGATCGCGCTTTGGCAATGACAGCAGTGTCGCCATCGCTACTACCCGAAGAATTAGAAGATGCCAAAATTCAAGCCGCCCAAATTGGGATTGCGCATCAAGTGATTCAAACGCATGAGATGGATAATCCTAACTACACTGCTAACCCAGTAAACCGTTGCTATTTCTGCAAAAGCGAATTACACGACACGCTCAAACCCTTAGCACAGCAAATGGGTTATCCCTATATCGTTGATGGTGTGAATGCGGATGACTTGCGCGATTATCGCCCAGGAATTCAAGCTGCAAAAGAACGTGGGGTGCGATCGCCATTAGCTGAAGTTGGCGTGACGAAAGCTGAAGTTCGCCAAATGTCACAACAGTTAGGCTTACCCTGGTGGGATAAACCCGCGCAGCCTTGTCTCAGTTCGCGTTTTCCTTACGGTGAAGAAATTACGGTGGCTAAGTTGCAGCGCGTTGGAAGGGCGGAGATATATTTGCGCAAATTAGGTTTCCAAAATCTCCGCGTGCGTTCTGAGGGCGATACCGCACGTATTGAGTTACCACTAGAGCAAATTAAGGAATTTGTCTTAACAACCGATTTACAGACGCTTGTTGCGGCGTTTCAGGAGTTTGGCTTTGTGTATGTCACAGTAGATTTAGAGGGCTATCGTAGCGGTAAGCTAAATCAAGTTTTGCCGCAAGTGATGAGTTCTGTATAA
- a CDS encoding SAM-dependent methyltransferase → MGFQLENVVPWGRSLSEYIKMFDLTSDDFELSILDCAGGPASFNAEMTKRGYSVVSCDPIYQFTDAEIAQRIQDTYPIILKGVQETRDHLVWRDIASPEQLGKIRMAAMHEFLDDFPSGVATGRYITAELPNLPFDLGEFDLALCAHLLFTYSEQLSLDFHFQSVLELCRVAKEVRIFPLLVNFSNDISPWLEPVMNHLQNRGYTTEIKQVAYEFQKGGNQLLRIYSE, encoded by the coding sequence GTGGGTTTTCAACTAGAAAATGTTGTTCCTTGGGGACGCTCTTTATCAGAATATATCAAGATGTTTGATTTGACTTCTGATGATTTTGAATTAAGCATTCTTGATTGTGCTGGCGGTCCTGCAAGTTTTAATGCAGAAATGACAAAAAGGGGTTACAGTGTCGTTTCTTGTGACCCAATTTATCAGTTTACTGATGCAGAAATTGCCCAACGTATCCAAGACACTTATCCCATAATTCTTAAGGGTGTTCAGGAAACTCGCGATCATTTGGTGTGGCGAGATATCGCATCGCCCGAACAATTAGGAAAAATTAGAATGGCGGCGATGCATGAGTTTCTTGATGACTTTCCTTCAGGAGTTGCCACAGGGCGATATATCACTGCTGAATTGCCAAATCTACCTTTTGATTTGGGTGAATTTGATTTAGCTTTATGCGCGCATTTACTATTTACTTATTCTGAGCAACTTTCATTAGATTTTCATTTCCAATCAGTTTTAGAACTGTGCCGAGTGGCGAAAGAAGTTCGTATTTTTCCCCTACTTGTGAACTTTTCAAATGATATATCTCCTTGGTTAGAACCGGTGATGAATCATCTCCAAAATCGAGGTTATACAACAGAAATCAAGCAAGTTGCCTACGAGTTTCAAAAAGGTGGAAATCAGTTATTACGCATTTATAGTGAGTAA
- a CDS encoding histidine phosphatase family protein, with protein sequence MSQIVWIARHGNRIDFVNPEWFNTAERRFDPPLSDDGVVQAYQLGQRLKAENIAHIFASPFLRTVQTANQIAEALDLPIKLEAGLSEWLNPAWFPEMPEKLSIEALTKLYQRIDSSYTSRLVPQYPETHAEMLIRAGKTATLLADEFFSEDILLVGHGASVLGGAVGLVGASAKDQVKASLCCLVKVARQEADWLLELTGDTSHLSAVEEVIRFN encoded by the coding sequence ATGAGTCAAATTGTCTGGATTGCGCGACATGGAAACCGCATTGACTTTGTTAACCCCGAATGGTTCAATACCGCCGAAAGACGCTTCGATCCGCCGCTTTCGGATGATGGAGTGGTACAAGCTTATCAACTAGGACAACGTTTGAAAGCGGAAAACATCGCGCATATTTTTGCTTCTCCGTTTTTGCGCACAGTGCAAACAGCAAACCAAATCGCTGAAGCTTTAGATTTACCAATCAAACTAGAGGCGGGCTTGAGTGAGTGGTTAAATCCGGCTTGGTTTCCAGAAATGCCTGAAAAACTGTCAATTGAGGCATTAACTAAACTTTATCAGCGAATTGATTCTAGCTATACTTCGCGCCTTGTCCCGCAATATCCTGAAACACACGCCGAAATGTTAATCCGTGCAGGTAAAACGGCAACGCTGCTAGCCGATGAGTTCTTCTCAGAAGATATTTTATTAGTAGGACATGGTGCATCCGTCTTGGGTGGTGCTGTGGGTCTTGTTGGTGCAAGTGCGAAAGATCAAGTAAAAGCATCTTTGTGCTGCTTAGTCAAAGTTGCGCGTCAAGAAGCAGACTGGTTACTTGAATTAACAGGAGATACGTCTCACTTGAGTGCAGTTGAAGAAGTTATTCGGTTTAACTAG
- a CDS encoding glucokinase — MTLLLAGDIGGTKTILRLVSQPEIGEIQTLYEERYSSRNYPDLVPIVRQFLATAAEKTGKHTTPQKACFAIAGPVVNNTVKLTNLAWFLDSQRLEQELKIAPISLINDFAAVSYGVLGLKEEDLYTLQAGKPQPLAPVAVIGAGTGLGQGFLIKKGQEFDVFASEGGHADFAPRSELEFLLLKYLLDKHDIQRVSVERVVSGLGIIAIYQFLRDRSYATESPEIAQIVRTWEKQAGSERSVDPAAAISTAALEGRDRLSEQTLRMFVEAYGAEAGNLALKLLPYNGLYIAGGIAPKILPLIQEGNFLRAFSSKGRMRSILEDVPVNIVLNPQVGLIGAALYAAKL; from the coding sequence ATGACGTTGCTATTAGCAGGTGATATTGGTGGAACTAAAACGATTTTGCGCTTGGTGAGTCAGCCAGAAATAGGCGAAATTCAAACGCTATATGAAGAACGCTACAGTAGCCGCAATTATCCAGATTTAGTACCAATTGTCCGGCAGTTTCTCGCCACCGCAGCCGAGAAAACAGGTAAACACACAACGCCACAAAAAGCGTGTTTTGCGATCGCAGGTCCGGTTGTCAATAATACGGTAAAACTGACAAATCTGGCGTGGTTTCTTGATTCGCAACGTTTAGAACAAGAATTAAAAATCGCACCTATTTCACTCATTAATGATTTTGCCGCAGTTAGCTACGGCGTTTTGGGGTTAAAGGAAGAAGATTTATATACGCTGCAAGCGGGTAAACCGCAACCATTAGCCCCAGTTGCAGTTATCGGCGCGGGAACTGGATTAGGACAAGGATTTTTGATTAAAAAAGGACAAGAGTTTGATGTGTTTGCGTCAGAAGGCGGACACGCCGATTTTGCACCGCGTTCTGAGTTAGAATTTTTGCTGCTAAAGTATCTGCTTGATAAACACGATATTCAAAGAGTTTCAGTTGAAAGGGTTGTTTCAGGTTTAGGAATTATTGCAATTTATCAGTTTTTGCGCGATCGCTCGTATGCAACGGAATCGCCTGAAATTGCGCAAATCGTAAGGACTTGGGAAAAACAAGCAGGAAGTGAAAGAAGCGTTGATCCCGCAGCAGCGATTTCAACGGCTGCACTAGAAGGGCGCGATCGCCTCAGCGAACAAACGTTACGAATGTTTGTCGAGGCCTATGGCGCAGAAGCAGGGAATCTTGCTTTGAAGCTTTTACCGTACAATGGACTTTATATTGCAGGTGGAATTGCGCCTAAAATTTTACCACTCATTCAAGAAGGTAATTTTCTTCGTGCTTTTTCTAGTAAAGGGCGAATGCGCTCGATTTTAGAAGATGTACCAGTCAATATTGTTCTAAATCCGCAAGTAGGATTAATTGGTGCGGCTTTGTATGCAGCTAAACTGTAA
- a CDS encoding ABC transporter substrate-binding protein: MSAISISGCQTLPNNQQSNVTKITFWHGVNPPSNRDVLQKLVDQFNQEHQDIQVESLYIGQAEQQLPKILAAVVGNAPPDLLWFNATLTGQLVELDAICPLENWLTALPVKNQLDPALFESMEYQGHIWSVPFGTNNSGVFYRPSLFQAAGITKVPETWEELRRVARQLTRDTDGDKRIDQHGIFLPLGKGEFAVFLWLPFMWSAGGELVTDTQQAAAVDLANNSGAIAALQFWQNLIADGSAVLSLPERGFEIDDFLAGKVAMQLTGPWTLGQLKSTGVDFGVFPIPADKRRATGIGGENLFVFKSTPQREQAALKFTEFVLSEQFQTQWAIGTGYLPVNVKARENAQYKAFAKELPAVQVFLDQAQYGRSRPIFPGYSRVSENIGRALEAVLLRKSSPAEALQAAQQRLNLIFQ, encoded by the coding sequence GTGTCAGCAATATCAATATCAGGATGTCAAACGCTACCAAACAATCAACAATCCAACGTAACTAAAATAACATTCTGGCATGGTGTCAATCCGCCATCGAATCGAGATGTATTACAAAAATTAGTCGATCAATTTAATCAAGAGCATCAAGACATTCAAGTAGAATCACTTTACATAGGACAAGCCGAACAGCAACTACCCAAAATTTTGGCAGCAGTTGTCGGCAATGCACCACCAGATTTATTATGGTTCAACGCAACACTAACCGGTCAACTTGTAGAACTTGATGCAATTTGCCCCCTCGAAAACTGGTTAACAGCATTACCTGTCAAAAATCAACTTGATCCAGCGTTATTTGAATCGATGGAGTATCAAGGACACATTTGGTCAGTTCCTTTTGGTACAAATAATTCAGGAGTATTTTATCGTCCAAGTTTATTTCAAGCTGCGGGAATTACAAAAGTACCCGAAACTTGGGAAGAATTGCGCCGAGTTGCGCGTCAGTTAACACGCGATACCGATGGTGACAAGCGCATTGATCAACACGGGATATTTTTACCATTAGGTAAAGGCGAATTTGCCGTATTTTTGTGGCTACCGTTTATGTGGAGTGCGGGTGGCGAGTTAGTCACAGATACGCAACAAGCCGCAGCCGTTGATTTAGCTAACAATTCTGGCGCGATCGCTGCGTTACAATTCTGGCAAAATCTCATTGCAGATGGTTCCGCCGTGTTGTCGTTACCCGAACGTGGTTTTGAAATTGATGATTTTCTGGCGGGTAAAGTCGCCATGCAACTTACAGGACCTTGGACTTTAGGACAACTAAAAAGTACTGGCGTTGATTTTGGCGTGTTTCCGATTCCAGCAGACAAGCGCCGTGCTACCGGAATTGGTGGTGAAAACTTATTCGTATTCAAATCTACACCACAACGCGAACAAGCTGCACTAAAATTTACCGAGTTTGTCTTAAGCGAACAATTTCAAACGCAATGGGCGATCGGTACAGGTTACTTACCCGTCAACGTCAAAGCGCGAGAAAACGCTCAATACAAAGCGTTTGCTAAAGAACTACCAGCGGTGCAAGTATTTTTAGATCAAGCACAATATGGGCGATCGCGTCCGATTTTTCCAGGTTACAGCCGCGTATCAGAAAACATTGGTCGAGCTTTAGAAGCCGTGTTATTACGTAAAAGTTCACCTGCTGAGGCACTACAAGCAGCCCAGCAGCGATTAAACTTAATTTTTCAGTAA
- a CDS encoding ABC transporter substrate-binding protein, protein MTVTLSGWSNLQEKQLLQQVLNEFEATHPKIKVKYDAIADQYMDVLKTRLIGDTAADVFYLDAFEAPGMIEPGVLEPLDDYVTPEFDIADFQPSLLAAFQENGKTYGFPKDFSTLVLFYNKQAFAEADLPQPPQTWEQLREYAKKLTVDRNNDGRIDRYGLGIIPELARLYFVIKAFGGELINTLEQATFASPESLRGLQLIIDQYRQERSSAQPSDAGTTSGGEIFGQGKAAMVIEGPWLIPYLDDTFPALEYATAEVPTIAGKKGTMAYTVAYVMNKKSQHKPEAWQLISYLTGKEGMTLWTRTGVALPTRKSVTQKLGYDQKPLYAPFIAGAEYATVWQAGKNLPTIMNNFNNQFISAMLGEQPLKIAMQKAQATANREIELMQ, encoded by the coding sequence GTGACTGTAACACTTAGTGGATGGAGTAATTTGCAGGAAAAACAACTTCTACAACAAGTGTTAAATGAGTTTGAAGCGACGCATCCAAAAATTAAGGTTAAATACGATGCGATCGCTGACCAGTATATGGATGTATTGAAAACTCGTTTAATTGGCGATACCGCAGCAGATGTTTTTTATCTTGATGCTTTTGAAGCACCAGGAATGATTGAACCTGGGGTTTTAGAACCACTAGATGATTATGTCACGCCGGAATTTGATATCGCAGATTTTCAACCTTCACTGCTTGCGGCTTTTCAAGAAAATGGCAAAACTTATGGTTTTCCTAAAGACTTTTCCACGCTTGTTTTGTTTTACAATAAACAAGCCTTTGCTGAAGCTGATTTGCCGCAACCACCGCAAACTTGGGAACAATTAAGAGAATACGCTAAAAAACTTACTGTTGACCGCAATAATGATGGCAGAATTGACCGTTACGGGTTGGGAATTATTCCAGAACTTGCGCGACTGTACTTTGTCATTAAAGCTTTTGGTGGTGAGTTAATTAATACACTAGAACAAGCTACGTTTGCTTCACCAGAAAGTCTGCGAGGTTTACAATTAATCATCGACCAATATCGTCAAGAGCGATCGTCGGCTCAACCTTCTGATGCTGGAACAACGTCAGGTGGGGAAATCTTTGGTCAAGGTAAAGCGGCAATGGTGATTGAAGGACCGTGGTTAATTCCTTATTTAGATGATACGTTTCCAGCGCTTGAATATGCAACAGCCGAAGTCCCAACGATTGCCGGAAAAAAAGGCACAATGGCGTATACTGTTGCTTATGTAATGAATAAGAAATCACAGCATAAACCGGAAGCATGGCAGTTGATTTCTTACTTAACCGGAAAAGAAGGAATGACACTATGGACGCGCACAGGAGTTGCGTTACCAACGCGTAAATCTGTCACACAAAAGCTTGGTTACGATCAAAAACCTCTGTACGCACCGTTTATCGCAGGTGCAGAATATGCTACGGTATGGCAGGCTGGTAAAAATTTACCAACGATTATGAATAATTTTAATAATCAATTTATTAGTGCAATGTTAGGCGAACAACCACTCAAAATTGCCATGCAAAAAGCTCAAGCTACAGCCAATCGAGAAATTGAATTAATGCAGTAA
- a CDS encoding metal-sensing transcriptional repressor has protein sequence MNRSHQLAEDKLPVAREEHSHSHDTSNVGDRFGDSSTHPHVHSEESLRSIVNRLSRIEGHIRGVKTMVQESRPCPEVLVQIAAVRGALDRVARMILDAHLTECITRAAQEGNIEVEMAELKAALDRFLP, from the coding sequence ATGAATCGTTCTCATCAATTAGCAGAAGATAAATTGCCTGTCGCTAGGGAGGAACATTCCCACAGCCACGATACTTCTAACGTGGGCGATCGTTTTGGGGATTCGTCAACGCATCCTCACGTCCACAGTGAGGAGTCACTTAGAAGCATTGTCAATCGCTTATCGCGTATTGAAGGGCATATTCGCGGTGTGAAAACTATGGTACAGGAAAGCCGCCCGTGTCCAGAGGTGCTTGTCCAAATTGCTGCGGTACGCGGTGCCTTAGATCGAGTTGCCCGCATGATTTTAGACGCGCATCTGACTGAGTGTATCACAAGAGCCGCTCAAGAAGGAAACATCGAAGTAGAAATGGCAGAGTTAAAAGCGGCTTTAGATCGATTTTTACCTTAA